In a genomic window of Curtobacterium flaccumfaciens pv. betae:
- a CDS encoding bifunctional aldolase/short-chain dehydrogenase: protein MTNTVEARVDPEAHGTDADTTIRALVARSNALGSDPRITNYAGGNTSAKGTDTDPVTGEPVELLWVKGSGGDLGTLTPAGLAVLRVDRVRALQDVYPGVEREDEMVAAFDYTLHGKGGAAPSIDTAMHALVDAAHVDHLHPDAGIAIATAADGPALTERIFGDRVVWVPWRRPGFQLGLDIAGVKRDHPQAIGTILGGHGITAWGDTSDEAQGNSRWIIDTAERYLAEHGTADPFGGVRAGFEALPTDERRARAAALAPTIRGIAGHDKPVVGHFTDSDGVLDFLASERAEALAALGTSCPDHFLRTKVKPLILDLPASASVDEQTARLHELHEQYRADYQAYYDRHRTPDSPAIRGADPLIVLVPGVGMFSYGKDAQTARVAGEFTVNAINVMRGAESVSTYAPIDEAEKFRIEYWALEEAKLQRMPAPRKLATRIALVTGAASGIGKAIAKRLAAEGAAVVIADLDLEKATAAAAEIGGLDQAIGVAANVTDAAAIDQAIQQTLLHFGGLDLVVNNAGLSLSKSLLETTEQDWDLQHDVMAKGSFLVSKAAAKVLIEQGLGGDIVYISSKNSVFAGPNNIAYSATKADQAHQVRLLAAELGEHGVRVNGINPDGVVRGSGIFASGWGANRAKTYGIEEQDLGKFYAQRTILKREVVPENVANAVYAICTDDFSHTTGLHVPVDAGVAAAFLR, encoded by the coding sequence ATGACGAACACAGTGGAGGCACGGGTGGACCCCGAGGCGCACGGCACCGACGCAGACACCACGATCCGGGCGCTGGTCGCGCGCTCGAACGCGCTCGGCTCGGATCCGCGGATCACGAACTACGCGGGCGGGAACACCTCCGCCAAGGGCACCGACACCGACCCCGTCACGGGCGAACCGGTCGAGCTGCTCTGGGTGAAGGGCTCCGGGGGCGACCTCGGCACCCTCACCCCGGCGGGCCTCGCGGTCCTGCGCGTCGATCGCGTCCGTGCCCTCCAGGACGTCTACCCCGGCGTGGAGCGCGAGGACGAGATGGTCGCCGCGTTCGACTACACGCTGCACGGCAAGGGCGGAGCCGCGCCGTCGATCGACACCGCGATGCACGCCCTCGTCGACGCCGCCCACGTCGACCACCTGCACCCCGACGCCGGCATCGCGATCGCCACCGCGGCGGACGGTCCGGCCCTGACCGAGCGGATCTTCGGCGACCGGGTCGTCTGGGTGCCGTGGCGCCGACCCGGGTTCCAGCTCGGGCTCGACATCGCAGGCGTCAAGCGTGACCACCCGCAGGCGATCGGCACGATCCTGGGCGGCCACGGCATCACCGCGTGGGGGGACACGAGCGACGAGGCGCAAGGCAACTCCCGCTGGATCATCGACACCGCCGAGCGGTACCTCGCGGAGCACGGCACGGCGGACCCGTTCGGCGGCGTCCGAGCGGGGTTCGAAGCACTGCCGACCGACGAACGTCGCGCACGCGCCGCAGCCCTCGCCCCGACGATCCGCGGCATCGCCGGGCACGACAAGCCGGTCGTCGGGCACTTCACCGACAGCGACGGCGTGCTCGACTTCCTGGCGAGCGAGCGCGCCGAAGCACTCGCGGCCCTCGGCACCAGCTGCCCGGACCACTTCCTGCGCACCAAGGTCAAGCCGCTCATCCTCGACCTGCCGGCCTCGGCGAGCGTCGACGAGCAGACCGCCCGCCTCCACGAACTGCACGAGCAGTACCGCGCGGACTACCAGGCGTACTACGACCGGCACCGGACGCCGGACTCCCCCGCGATCCGCGGCGCCGACCCGCTCATCGTGCTGGTCCCCGGCGTCGGGATGTTCTCGTACGGCAAGGACGCCCAGACCGCCCGGGTCGCCGGGGAGTTCACCGTGAACGCGATCAACGTGATGCGCGGTGCCGAGTCGGTCAGCACGTACGCCCCCATCGACGAGGCCGAGAAGTTCCGGATCGAGTACTGGGCCCTCGAAGAGGCGAAGCTGCAGCGGATGCCCGCGCCCAGGAAGCTCGCGACGCGCATCGCCCTGGTCACCGGGGCAGCGTCCGGCATCGGCAAGGCGATCGCGAAGCGCCTGGCGGCCGAGGGTGCCGCCGTCGTCATCGCCGACCTCGACCTCGAGAAGGCCACCGCTGCGGCGGCCGAGATCGGCGGCCTCGACCAGGCCATCGGCGTCGCCGCGAACGTGACGGACGCCGCCGCGATCGACCAGGCGATCCAACAGACGCTGCTGCACTTCGGCGGCCTCGACCTCGTCGTGAACAACGCGGGGCTGTCGCTGTCCAAGAGCCTGCTCGAGACCACCGAGCAGGACTGGGACCTGCAGCACGACGTGATGGCGAAGGGGTCGTTCCTGGTGTCGAAGGCCGCCGCGAAGGTGCTCATCGAGCAGGGCCTGGGCGGCGACATCGTCTACATCTCGTCGAAGAACTCGGTGTTCGCCGGGCCGAACAACATCGCGTACTCCGCCACGAAGGCCGACCAGGCCCACCAGGTGCGGTTGCTCGCGGCCGAGCTCGGTGAGCACGGCGTCCGCGTCAACGGCATCAACCCCGACGGCGTCGTGCGCGGCTCCGGCATCTTCGCGAGCGGCTGGGGCGCCAACCGCGCCAAGACGTACGGCATCGAGGAGCAGGACCTCGGCAAGTTCTACGCGCAGCGAACGATCCTGAAGCGCGAGGTCGTGCCCGAGAACGTGGCGAACGCCGTCTACGCCATCTGCACCGACGACTTCTCGCACACCACCGGCCTGCACGTGCCCGTCGACGCCGGTGTCGCCGCGGCCTTCCTGCGGTAG
- a CDS encoding ABC transporter substrate-binding protein, whose product MSVRSMTKRAIAIGGATVLIGGLAACSSGGSADEGGGKVEITYQADNAPATAATAKPLIEAFEKANPDITVKFDTRPQGTDGDNLIKTRLSTGEAADVFNYNSGSLMQALNPDNTLVDLSDEKWAGDVDPQFTKVVSTDKGMYGAPFGTSFGGAVLYNTKVYDDLGLKVPTTWDEFISNSEKIKDAGDVAPIIQTYGDTWTSQLFVLGDFANITAQDEKWADDYTANKESYADEPALAGFQHLAEGKDKDLYNEDYASATQANGLKMLADGTGAQYPMLTNAISAIQQDSPDAVDDIGAFALPAEDAADTNLTIWEPNGLYIPKTTTGDKLAAAKKFIAFANSTEGCQVQNDTGTPAGPYVISTCSLPDDVPPMIDDLQKYLDDGKASPALEFLSPIKGPNLEKICVQVGSGITTASKGADQYDDDVVQQAQQLGIKGW is encoded by the coding sequence ATGTCAGTTCGTTCCATGACCAAGCGCGCGATCGCCATCGGCGGCGCAACGGTCCTGATCGGCGGGCTCGCAGCGTGCTCGTCCGGCGGCTCCGCCGACGAAGGCGGCGGCAAGGTCGAGATCACCTACCAGGCCGACAACGCCCCGGCCACCGCGGCCACCGCGAAGCCGCTCATCGAGGCCTTCGAGAAGGCCAACCCCGACATCACCGTCAAGTTCGACACCCGACCCCAGGGCACCGACGGCGACAACCTGATCAAGACCCGCCTGTCGACCGGCGAGGCCGCCGACGTCTTCAACTACAACTCCGGCTCGCTCATGCAGGCCCTCAACCCGGACAACACCCTGGTGGACCTGTCCGACGAGAAGTGGGCGGGCGACGTCGACCCGCAGTTCACCAAGGTCGTCAGCACCGACAAGGGCATGTACGGCGCCCCGTTCGGCACGAGCTTCGGCGGTGCGGTGCTCTACAACACGAAGGTCTACGACGACCTCGGCCTCAAGGTCCCGACCACCTGGGACGAGTTCATCAGCAACAGCGAGAAGATCAAGGACGCGGGCGACGTCGCCCCGATCATCCAGACCTACGGCGACACCTGGACGAGCCAGCTGTTCGTCCTCGGTGACTTCGCGAACATCACCGCGCAGGACGAGAAGTGGGCGGACGACTACACCGCCAACAAGGAGTCCTACGCCGACGAACCCGCACTCGCCGGGTTCCAGCACCTCGCCGAGGGCAAGGACAAGGACCTCTACAACGAGGACTACGCCTCGGCCACGCAGGCGAACGGCCTGAAGATGCTGGCCGACGGCACCGGCGCGCAGTACCCGATGCTCACGAACGCGATCTCCGCGATCCAGCAGGACTCCCCCGACGCCGTCGACGACATCGGCGCGTTCGCCCTGCCGGCCGAGGACGCCGCGGACACGAACCTGACGATCTGGGAGCCGAACGGCCTGTACATCCCGAAGACGACCACCGGTGACAAGCTGGCGGCGGCGAAGAAGTTCATCGCCTTCGCGAACTCCACCGAGGGCTGCCAGGTGCAGAACGACACCGGCACCCCCGCCGGCCCGTACGTCATCTCGACCTGCTCGCTGCCGGACGACGTGCCCCCGATGATCGACGACCTGCAGAAGTACCTGGACGACGGCAAGGCGAGCCCCGCGCTCGAGTTCCTGTCCCCGATCAAGGGCCCGAACCTCGAGAAGATCTGCGTGCAGGTCGGCTCGGGCATCACCACCGCGAGCAAGGGCGCCGACCAGTACGACGACGACGTCGTCCAGCAGGCACAGCAGCTCGGCATCAAGGGCTGGTGA
- a CDS encoding carbohydrate ABC transporter permease gives MIGSIAIVVSFVVFLVPFVFVLLQAAKNPAEANQLGFSLPTDWQLWQNLQAVFQSGDGGILRAFWNSALLTVGSVTVMVVFSAMVGYVLQRRPSKWNGLINFFVLAGLIVPPAIVPTIWVLQGLNLFKTMGGMILIEATFGLSFCILLFRAFVATIPKELDEAAVLDGAGPIRLFFGVVLPLLKPVIITVVLVQSVTVFNDFTNPLYFLPGSENATVQQTLYAFQSQSVSQLNLLFTDVLLITIPPLILYVFFNRQIVAGMTSGAVKG, from the coding sequence ATCATCGGCTCGATCGCCATCGTCGTCAGCTTCGTCGTCTTCCTGGTGCCGTTCGTGTTCGTCCTGCTCCAGGCGGCGAAGAACCCCGCCGAGGCGAACCAGCTCGGCTTCAGCCTGCCGACGGACTGGCAGCTGTGGCAGAACCTGCAGGCGGTGTTCCAGAGCGGCGACGGCGGGATCCTCCGCGCGTTCTGGAACAGCGCCCTGCTGACCGTCGGCAGCGTCACCGTCATGGTCGTGTTCTCCGCGATGGTCGGGTACGTCCTGCAGCGGCGGCCGAGCAAGTGGAACGGCCTGATCAACTTCTTCGTGCTGGCGGGGCTCATCGTGCCGCCGGCGATCGTGCCGACCATCTGGGTGCTGCAGGGGCTCAACCTGTTCAAGACCATGGGCGGGATGATCCTCATCGAGGCGACCTTCGGCCTGTCGTTCTGCATCCTGCTGTTCCGGGCGTTCGTCGCGACGATCCCGAAGGAACTCGACGAGGCCGCCGTGCTCGACGGCGCCGGCCCGATCCGCCTGTTCTTCGGGGTGGTGCTGCCACTGCTCAAGCCGGTGATCATCACGGTCGTGCTCGTGCAGTCGGTGACGGTGTTCAACGACTTCACGAACCCGCTGTACTTCCTGCCGGGGTCCGAGAACGCGACGGTGCAGCAGACGCTCTACGCGTTCCAGAGCCAGTCGGTCAGCCAGCTGAACCTGCTGTTCACCGACGTGCTGCTCATCACGATCCCGCCGCTGATCCTCTACGTCTTCTTCAACCGTCAGATCGTCGCCGGCATGACCAGCGGCGCCGTCAAGGGCTGA
- the rhaI gene encoding L-rhamnose isomerase yields MTSTPSFAGIADQLTRQQIELPSWAFGNSGTRFKVFSTPGTPRDPYEKIADAAQVHEYTGLAPSVALHIPWDLVDDFADLKRHAEEHGVSLGTVNSNTFQDDDYKFGALTHVDEAIRQKAIDHHLRCIDVMDATGSRDLKIWLAEGSNYPGQEDMRSRQDRLHESLSTIYDRLGADQRLVLEYKFFEPSFYHTDVPDWGTSYVQTATLGPKAMVCLDTGHHAPGTNIEFIVMQLLRLGKLGSFDFNSRFYADDDLIVGAADPFQLFRILVEVIRGGGYDNPDVAFMLDQCHNVEDKIPGQIRSVLNVQEMTARALLLDRVALTAAQEAHDVLGANEVFMDAYQTDVRKDLAEWRESRGLPANPMRAYLESGYQQSIAADRVGGVQAGWGA; encoded by the coding sequence ATGACATCGACCCCGAGCTTCGCCGGCATCGCCGACCAGCTGACACGACAGCAGATCGAGCTGCCCAGCTGGGCCTTCGGCAACTCCGGCACCCGCTTCAAGGTGTTCAGCACGCCGGGTACCCCGCGCGACCCGTACGAGAAGATCGCCGACGCCGCCCAGGTGCACGAGTACACCGGCCTGGCCCCCAGCGTCGCGTTGCACATCCCCTGGGACCTGGTCGACGACTTCGCCGACCTCAAGCGCCACGCCGAGGAGCACGGGGTGTCGCTCGGCACCGTCAACTCGAACACGTTCCAGGACGACGACTACAAGTTCGGCGCCCTGACCCACGTCGACGAAGCGATCCGGCAGAAGGCGATCGACCACCACCTGCGCTGCATCGACGTGATGGACGCCACCGGTAGCCGCGACCTGAAGATCTGGCTCGCCGAGGGCTCGAACTACCCCGGTCAAGAGGACATGCGCTCCCGCCAGGACCGCCTGCACGAGTCGCTCTCGACGATCTACGACCGCCTCGGTGCCGATCAGCGTCTGGTGCTCGAGTACAAGTTCTTCGAGCCGTCGTTCTACCACACGGACGTCCCCGACTGGGGCACGAGCTACGTGCAGACGGCGACACTCGGGCCGAAGGCGATGGTCTGCCTCGACACCGGCCACCACGCCCCCGGCACGAACATCGAGTTCATCGTGATGCAGCTCCTGCGCCTCGGCAAGCTCGGTTCCTTCGACTTCAACTCGCGCTTCTACGCCGACGACGACCTGATCGTGGGCGCCGCGGACCCGTTCCAGCTGTTCCGGATCCTGGTCGAGGTCATCCGCGGCGGCGGCTACGACAACCCCGACGTGGCGTTCATGCTCGACCAGTGCCACAACGTCGAGGACAAGATCCCCGGCCAGATCCGCTCGGTGCTCAACGTGCAGGAGATGACGGCCCGCGCGCTGCTCCTCGACCGTGTCGCACTGACCGCCGCACAAGAGGCGCACGACGTCCTCGGCGCGAACGAGGTCTTCATGGACGCGTACCAGACCGACGTCCGGAAGGACCTGGCCGAGTGGCGCGAGTCCCGCGGGCTGCCGGCGAACCCGATGCGCGCCTACCTGGAGTCCGGGTACCAGCAGTCGATCGCGGCGGACCGCGTCGGCGGCGTCCAGGCCGGCTGGGGCGCGTAG
- a CDS encoding carbohydrate ABC transporter permease, whose protein sequence is MTATLTTAVAPPQTRKAGRPGPARKRMRSFYPAWFFIPAIALYVVFFAVPTFAGFYFSLTRWTLFDQTFIGFDNFVRFFQDPQLVSGFVHTFQYGFVTSAAKVVLGLALALLLTSPVLGRGYLRAVVFFPVLVSTIGIGITFKALMDPFHGIINGVLGSVGLPTPGWLTDPALALWSVAAVDVWKGVGIATLIFIAGIVAIPQEYFEAARVDGASAWSIFRNITLPLSRPAMGTVIILSLIGGLRSFDLIWAMTGGGPGFTSDVIASVIYKQYQAGFYGLSTAGNVVLFVVVTAIMVPVSWLLNRKEAEL, encoded by the coding sequence GTGACCGCGACCCTCACGACGGCGGTGGCCCCGCCGCAGACACGCAAGGCCGGCCGCCCCGGACCAGCGCGCAAGCGGATGCGCTCGTTCTACCCCGCGTGGTTCTTCATCCCCGCGATCGCGCTGTACGTCGTGTTCTTCGCGGTCCCGACCTTCGCCGGGTTCTACTTCTCGCTCACCCGCTGGACGCTGTTCGACCAGACCTTCATCGGCTTCGACAACTTCGTCCGGTTCTTCCAGGACCCGCAGCTCGTCTCCGGGTTCGTGCACACCTTCCAGTACGGCTTCGTGACGAGCGCGGCGAAGGTGGTCCTCGGACTCGCCCTCGCCCTGCTCCTCACGTCGCCCGTGCTGGGGCGCGGCTACCTGCGGGCGGTCGTGTTCTTCCCGGTGCTCGTGTCGACCATCGGCATCGGCATCACGTTCAAGGCGCTGATGGACCCGTTCCACGGGATCATCAACGGCGTGCTGGGTTCGGTCGGCCTGCCCACCCCTGGTTGGCTGACCGACCCGGCGCTCGCCCTGTGGAGCGTCGCAGCGGTGGACGTCTGGAAGGGCGTCGGCATCGCGACGCTCATCTTCATCGCCGGCATCGTGGCGATCCCGCAAGAGTACTTCGAGGCGGCACGGGTGGACGGCGCGAGCGCGTGGTCGATCTTCCGGAACATCACGTTGCCGCTGTCCCGCCCCGCGATGGGCACGGTCATCATCCTGTCGCTCATCGGCGGCCTGCGGTCGTTCGACCTGATCTGGGCGATGACCGGCGGCGGGCCGGGGTTCACCAGCGACGTGATCGCGAGCGTGATCTACAAGCAGTACCAGGCCGGGTTCTACGGCCTGTCCACCGCCGGCAACGTGGTCCTGTTCGTCGTCGTCACGGCGATCATGGTCCCCGTCTCGTGGCTCCTCAACCGCAAGGAGGCGGAACTGTGA
- a CDS encoding rhamnulokinase: MHTSGSVAAVDLGATSGRVIVGHVDSDGVRMDHLARFPNGPVTLHEGDAGTGRDALHWDVVELYRQVTEGLRRAFAEHPAIASIGIDSWAVDYGLLRDGRLLGLPSHYRDDRHQGGVVPVHDRMAATELYARNGLQHLPFNTLFQWAGDPSLQLAQRALLVPDLLGYWLTGVEAAERTNASTTGVLNATTRGWDPAVRAAAGLPAGLLPTLRDPGDRLGPLLPSVAALVGGQADVTLVGSHDTASAVVAVPATEPDFAYISSGTWSLVGVELDAPVLSDAARRANCTNEGGVDGRVRFLKNVSGLWLLSESVRTWERGGDHVDLEALLVSAAAVTAPVPVFDPADESFTAPGDMPARIAAWCAAHGLSAPASRAEFVRSILESLATAYAETLRTIADVTGKAIRVVHVVGGGSQNRLLCQLTADRTGLPVVAGPVEATALGNVLVQARAVGLAGLGGASLEALRSIVARSVEPVRYTPSASSRADPDRSPVRSHA, translated from the coding sequence ATGCACACCAGCGGCAGCGTCGCCGCGGTCGACCTCGGGGCCACCAGCGGCCGGGTGATCGTCGGCCACGTCGACTCCGACGGGGTCCGGATGGACCACCTCGCACGGTTCCCGAACGGCCCCGTCACCCTGCACGAGGGCGACGCCGGCACCGGCCGCGACGCCCTGCACTGGGACGTCGTCGAGCTGTACCGACAGGTGACCGAGGGGCTGCGGCGTGCGTTCGCCGAGCACCCCGCGATCGCCAGCATCGGCATCGACTCGTGGGCGGTCGACTACGGCCTGCTCCGCGACGGCCGACTGCTCGGGCTGCCGTCGCACTACCGCGACGACCGGCACCAGGGCGGTGTCGTCCCCGTGCACGACCGGATGGCCGCCACCGAGCTGTACGCCCGGAACGGCCTGCAGCACCTGCCGTTCAACACCCTGTTCCAGTGGGCTGGCGACCCGTCGCTGCAGCTCGCGCAGCGTGCGCTGCTCGTCCCCGACCTGCTCGGGTACTGGCTGACGGGGGTCGAGGCGGCCGAGCGCACGAACGCCTCGACGACCGGGGTCCTGAACGCGACCACCCGTGGGTGGGACCCGGCGGTGCGGGCTGCTGCGGGCCTCCCGGCCGGGCTGCTGCCCACGCTGCGCGACCCGGGCGACCGACTCGGCCCCCTGCTGCCGTCCGTCGCCGCGCTCGTCGGCGGGCAGGCCGACGTGACGCTGGTCGGTTCGCACGACACGGCGAGCGCCGTCGTCGCGGTCCCCGCGACGGAGCCGGACTTCGCCTACATCTCGTCGGGCACGTGGTCGCTCGTCGGCGTCGAGCTCGACGCGCCCGTCCTGTCGGACGCGGCACGACGCGCGAACTGCACGAACGAGGGCGGTGTCGACGGCCGCGTCCGGTTCCTGAAGAACGTGTCCGGACTGTGGTTGCTGTCGGAGAGCGTCCGCACCTGGGAGCGCGGTGGCGACCACGTCGACCTGGAGGCCCTGCTCGTCTCCGCCGCGGCCGTCACCGCCCCGGTCCCCGTCTTCGACCCCGCAGACGAGTCGTTCACGGCACCAGGCGACATGCCGGCGCGGATCGCCGCGTGGTGCGCGGCGCACGGGCTGAGCGCCCCCGCGTCGCGCGCGGAGTTCGTCCGGAGCATCCTCGAGTCGCTCGCGACGGCGTACGCCGAGACCCTGCGCACCATCGCCGACGTGACCGGCAAGGCCATCCGGGTCGTGCACGTCGTGGGCGGCGGCTCGCAGAACCGGCTGCTCTGCCAGCTGACCGCGGACCGCACCGGCCTGCCGGTCGTGGCCGGCCCGGTCGAGGCCACCGCACTCGGCAACGTGCTGGTGCAGGCGCGCGCCGTCGGACTCGCGGGCCTCGGAGGGGCTTCACTGGAGGCACTCCGCAGCATCGTCGCACGGAGCGTCGAGCCCGTGCGGTACACCCCCTCGGCGTCGTCGCGCGCCGATCCCGATCGATCCCCCGTCAGGAGCCACGCATGA
- a CDS encoding family 78 glycoside hydrolase catalytic domain: MTTWTAPFIAADTDLGSAPILRREFPLDDGHGAVTAATLDVSALGVVEAWLGGQRVSDHLLEPGWTSYEWRIRVVSHDVTEHLSDTLPGQPAVLALVVGNGWAAGRLAWGGGGGWYTDERAGFAELRITFADGHEQHVATDTDWQALSSAITADQLYDGQDIDARLRDGSFLTPGEVTVPSVDGHRGRTSTVHTVDIGERELVADTVPPVRPLAEIAPVAIWTSPSGATLLDFGVNLVGWLRVTATGPAGTVLTLQHAEVLEHDELGTRPLRTAKATDHFTLRGDDEPEKFEPRFTFHGFRYAQVDGWPGTHDELRAAVTAVQVGSDLTRTGTFASSHELLNTFHDNVVRGMQGNFLSVPTDCPQRDERLGWTGDIAAFAPTASYLFDTRTFLADWLRDVWLEQQHADGVIPFVVPDVLKYSPAEDFGTPDATAVWSDAGVWVPWTLYQAYGDTAVLEEQFDSMAAHLRRVRDHLSPEDLWDTVFQFGDWLDPDAPPEAPADAKADKGVVATICAYRSATIVADAAELLGGHEAEAAEFRELATRLQAGFRTHYLQDDGRILSDATTVYTLAIVFGILSEQEQAVAGERLAELVEASGYRISTGFAGTPFITDALTQTGHLEDAYRLLLQTECPSWLYPVTMGATTVWERWDSMLPDGTINPGEMTSFNHYALGAVADWMHRVVGGLSPLSPGYSAVLIAPQPGGGLTWAETSLDTVHGHVAVRWELVDGELRVRATVPEGVSAVVRLPGAPEQRVGGGTHDLRAPAAVPAG, translated from the coding sequence ATGACCACCTGGACCGCACCGTTCATCGCGGCCGACACCGACCTCGGCAGCGCCCCGATCCTGCGTCGGGAGTTCCCCCTCGACGACGGCCACGGCGCCGTCACCGCCGCCACCCTCGACGTCAGCGCCCTCGGCGTCGTCGAGGCCTGGCTCGGCGGGCAGCGCGTCTCCGACCACCTGCTCGAACCGGGGTGGACGAGCTACGAGTGGCGCATCCGCGTCGTCTCGCACGACGTCACCGAGCACCTGTCCGACACGCTCCCCGGCCAGCCTGCCGTGCTCGCGCTCGTCGTCGGCAACGGCTGGGCCGCCGGACGACTGGCCTGGGGCGGCGGTGGCGGCTGGTACACCGACGAGCGTGCCGGGTTCGCCGAGCTCCGGATCACCTTCGCCGACGGGCACGAGCAGCACGTCGCGACCGACACCGACTGGCAGGCCCTGTCGAGCGCGATCACCGCGGACCAGCTCTACGACGGGCAGGACATCGACGCCCGACTCCGCGACGGCTCGTTCCTGACGCCCGGCGAGGTCACCGTGCCCAGCGTCGACGGGCACCGGGGGCGGACGAGCACGGTGCACACGGTCGACATCGGCGAGCGCGAACTCGTCGCCGACACGGTGCCGCCGGTGCGCCCGCTCGCCGAGATCGCCCCGGTGGCGATCTGGACGAGCCCGTCGGGAGCGACCCTGCTCGACTTCGGCGTGAACCTGGTCGGGTGGCTCCGGGTCACCGCGACCGGCCCGGCCGGCACCGTGCTCACCCTGCAGCACGCCGAGGTGCTCGAGCACGACGAGCTCGGCACCCGCCCCCTACGCACCGCGAAGGCGACGGACCACTTCACCCTGCGTGGTGACGACGAGCCCGAGAAGTTCGAGCCCCGGTTCACGTTCCACGGGTTCCGGTACGCGCAGGTCGACGGCTGGCCGGGCACCCACGACGAACTCCGCGCCGCGGTCACCGCCGTGCAGGTCGGGTCGGACCTCACCCGCACCGGCACGTTCGCGTCGAGCCACGAGCTGCTGAACACCTTCCACGACAACGTCGTCCGGGGCATGCAGGGCAACTTCCTGAGCGTGCCGACGGACTGCCCGCAGCGCGACGAGCGACTCGGCTGGACGGGCGACATCGCCGCGTTCGCCCCGACGGCCTCGTACCTGTTCGACACGCGCACGTTCCTGGCCGACTGGCTGCGCGACGTCTGGCTCGAGCAGCAGCACGCCGACGGGGTCATCCCGTTCGTGGTGCCGGACGTGCTGAAGTACTCCCCCGCCGAGGACTTCGGCACGCCCGACGCGACCGCCGTCTGGTCGGACGCCGGCGTCTGGGTGCCGTGGACCCTGTACCAGGCGTACGGCGACACCGCGGTGCTCGAGGAGCAGTTCGACTCGATGGCCGCACACCTGCGCCGGGTCCGTGACCACCTGTCCCCGGAGGACCTGTGGGACACCGTGTTCCAGTTCGGCGACTGGCTCGACCCGGACGCCCCGCCCGAGGCCCCGGCCGACGCGAAGGCCGACAAGGGCGTCGTCGCGACGATCTGCGCCTACCGGTCCGCGACGATCGTGGCGGACGCGGCGGAGCTGTTGGGTGGTCACGAGGCGGAAGCAGCGGAGTTCCGGGAACTCGCCACGCGCCTCCAGGCCGGGTTCCGCACCCACTACCTGCAGGACGACGGGCGGATCCTGTCGGACGCGACCACGGTGTACACGCTGGCGATCGTGTTCGGGATCCTGTCCGAGCAGGAGCAGGCCGTGGCCGGCGAGCGTCTCGCCGAGCTGGTCGAAGCGTCCGGGTACCGGATCTCGACGGGCTTCGCCGGGACCCCGTTCATCACCGACGCGCTGACGCAGACGGGCCACCTGGAGGACGCCTACCGGCTGCTGCTGCAGACGGAGTGCCCGTCGTGGCTGTACCCGGTGACGATGGGCGCGACGACGGTGTGGGAGCGGTGGGACTCGATGCTGCCGGACGGCACGATCAACCCGGGTGAGATGACCTCGTTCAACCACTACGCACTCGGCGCCGTGGCGGACTGGATGCACCGGGTGGTGGGTGGCCTGTCGCCGCTGTCACCGGGGTACTCGGCCGTCCTGATCGCGCCGCAGCCGGGCGGTGGACTGACGTGGGCGGAGACCTCGCTCGACACCGTGCACGGGCACGTCGCCGTGCGGTGGGAGCTCGTCGACGGGGAGTTGCGCGTCCGGGCGACCGTGCCCGAGGGCGTCTCGGCCGTGGTGCGCCTGCCGGGTGCGCCCGAGCAGCGGGTCGGCGGCGGAACGCACGACCTCCGCGCCCCCGCCGCGGTCCCCGCCGGGTAG